The Chitinophaga pinensis DSM 2588 region AGATGTCATCCAGGCCGCTACCTAACCATTTGCCCGACACATCGGCCAAGGGCAGTTCCACCCGCTGTGCCACCGGTTTATCACCAGGGAACTGTGTATGGACCAGCAGCCAGATATTGCTGTAAGGGTAGGAGTCCTTATGCCTTACATTCACATAAATGTTATAAAGATAAGCCGTATCCTGAGGCTGCACGGTCACCTCAAAAACGGGTTTAGTCGCATAAGCCCACTCATGTCCCGGAATATCCAGGTTCTTTTCATAGGTTTCCATTTTCAGGGGCTGACAGGAAGCTGCTGCAAGCAACATTCCCGCGGCCGCCATCATCCGGCAGAGTCTATTCATATTTTATTGAAAATACGTTTATTAGGTAAAGATCGACGTCCTCTTACAATACATTCAATACCTGCTCTTTCGCCTTTTCCAGTTCGTCCTTCATCAACACCACCCATTGCTGGATGCTGGCGTCATTGGCTTTTGAACCGGTTGTATTGATCTCTCTACCCACTTCCTGCAATACAAATCCCAGTTTTTTACCTTTCCCCGGATCACCGTCTGCCAGGATTTCCTTGAAATAGCGGCAGTGATTCTCCAGTCTTATCAGCTCTTCTGAGATATCCAGTTTCTCTAAATAAAAGATCAGCTCCTGCTCCAGACGGTTCTCATCCACATTTTCCTTACCCACATGTTCTGCCAGCAGCGCTTCCAGACGCTGACGTACCTTGTCTTTACGCAGCGGATCCAGTTCACGCACCTTTGCACAATAGGTTCCTATGTTCTCTATACGCAACAGCAGATCGGCTGACAGCATCTTTCCTTCATCCGCACGATGTGCATCTAGATCAGCTACCGCTTGTCTGATCACATTCTCCACCTCCTGCCACTCTTCTTCAGAGATCTGTTCTGTCGCAGGCGATACCACTTCCGGTAATTTCATCAACACATTCAGCATATCCTCCTGCGGAAGGTTTAGTTCTGTAGCCAGCGTCTTGATGGACTGATGGTAATACTTCGCAAGATCAGTGTTGATTACCACCGGACGCGTAGCTCCATTCTGCCTGATATTTACCGTCGCATCCAATGTACCACGCAACAAAGACTGCTGCATTATATTACGGATGTCAAACTCATAAGGCTTTAGTAATGGCGATATTTTAAGGTTCACCTCAAACTGCTTCCCGTTCAGCGATTTCACTTCCACAACAATCGTAGTTTCCCCCTTGGTTATTTCCGCCCTTCCAAAGCCGGTCATTGATTTCAGCATAATAGAGATTTGTAGGCAACAAACCTACCTAAATTAGCCCAAAACGCAAAGAATACGTGCAGGCAAACCATATACTGTTTCTGTACGCCCCGGCTCAACGCCCGTCGGGGCCTCCCCGTGTATGCCGCCTAAAACAGCAGATCGAAGATCTCTTTCCGGTCCATTTCCCGCATCTGGCCCGGTTCTAAGCCCTCCACCGTAATACGGGCTATGCGGTAACGTATAAGTCTCAACGTCGGGAAACCCACCGCAGCAGTCATTTTTCTGACCTGCCGGTTTTTTCCCTCTCCAAGGGTCAATCTGATCCAGGGCGCCGGAATCAGCTTACGGAAACGGATAGGGGGATTCCGCTCCGGTACCGGTGGTTCCTCCTCAAAGATAGCCGCCTGACAACGGCGGGTTTGATAGGGCTTCCCATCTATAGCGATCTTAACGCCCTGCTTCAGCTGTTGTATCGCCTCCGCATTTACCGCACCATCCACCTGCACCCAATACTCCCGCTCGTGCGAAAATTTGGGGTCCAGTAAACGGTGATTTAAGGATTTATCGTTCGTGAGGATCAGTAATCCCTCGCTGTCATAGTCCAATCTGCCCACCGGATATACGTCCGACGGTACGTCGAAATAGTCCGCCAGACTGGCCTTTCCCTCTTCTTTCCCGAAACGCGTAAGTACCTGGAAAGGCTTATATATTATATAATATTTAAAAGGCATACCCGAAGTAGTAAGGTCGTACGTTTATTTTGGCTGTAAATTAGTAATTTTGCCAACTGAAACTTATGTGTACGCCTTACCATAATGCCTCATGTGCGAATTGCCAGGACCGCTTTGGATCAATTTTATTCAAGGCAGAGAAGTGTAATCTGGAAGAGATAGAGTCCGCAAAAGTTTGTACTACTTACAAAAAAGGACAGATCGTTTTCCAGGAAGGCGCTTACCCGTTCGGCATTTATTGCGTAAATACAGGCAAGATAAAATTATCCCACTGCGGAGATGATGGCCGCGAACAAATCGTTCGTCTGGCCAAACCCGGCGATATTATAGGTTATAAAGCGCTGCTCAGCGCCGAACGATATACAGCTTCGGCAATAGCCCTCGACGACTCCTCCGT contains the following coding sequences:
- a CDS encoding gliding motility lipoprotein GldH; amino-acid sequence: MNRLCRMMAAAGMLLAAASCQPLKMETYEKNLDIPGHEWAYATKPVFEVTVQPQDTAYLYNIYVNVRHKDSYPYSNIWLLVHTQFPGDKPVAQRVELPLADVSGKWLGSGLDDIYEHRIPIQQNAMLNRVGTYKFTFEQNMRQNPLPDIMNVGLRIEKAGLRKNEKAIP
- a CDS encoding pseudouridine synthase yields the protein MPFKYYIIYKPFQVLTRFGKEEGKASLADYFDVPSDVYPVGRLDYDSEGLLILTNDKSLNHRLLDPKFSHEREYWVQVDGAVNAEAIQQLKQGVKIAIDGKPYQTRRCQAAIFEEEPPVPERNPPIRFRKLIPAPWIRLTLGEGKNRQVRKMTAAVGFPTLRLIRYRIARITVEGLEPGQMREMDRKEIFDLLF
- a CDS encoding YicC/YloC family endoribonuclease, which gives rise to MLKSMTGFGRAEITKGETTIVVEVKSLNGKQFEVNLKISPLLKPYEFDIRNIMQQSLLRGTLDATVNIRQNGATRPVVINTDLAKYYHQSIKTLATELNLPQEDMLNVLMKLPEVVSPATEQISEEEWQEVENVIRQAVADLDAHRADEGKMLSADLLLRIENIGTYCAKVRELDPLRKDKVRQRLEALLAEHVGKENVDENRLEQELIFYLEKLDISEELIRLENHCRYFKEILADGDPGKGKKLGFVLQEVGREINTTGSKANDASIQQWVVLMKDELEKAKEQVLNVL